Within the Streptomyces sp. YIM 121038 genome, the region GCCCCGGCACGCCCGTCGGCACGATCGCCCTCGACCCGCGCACCCGGCGCCGCATGCGGCTCAACGGGCGGGCCCGGCCGACGCCGCGCGGCCTCGCGATCGAGGCGGACCAGGTGTTCTCCAACTGCCCCAAGCACCTCCAGCGGCGGCAGCTGGTCGGCGGGCGGCGCGACGGGGCCCCGCAGGCGACCCGCGTCACCTCCGAACTGACCGCAGGACAGCGGCGGTTCGTCGCCGCCGCCGACACCTTCTTCATCGCCACCGTGCGGGACGGCGGCGCGGACGCCAGCCACCGGGGCGGCAACCCCGGCTTCGTCCGGGTCCTCTCCCCGACCGAGCTGAGCTGGCCCGACTACGCGGGCAACGCCATGTTCCTCACCCTGGGCAACCTCACCGCCGACCCCGGCGCCGGGCTGCTCTTCCTCGACTGGACCAGCGGCACCGCGCTCCAGCTCACCGGCACCGCCACCACCGCGTACGGGCCCGACGGCGAGCGCACCGTCCGCTTCAGCGTCGACGAGGCCGTCGAGACCGCCGGGGCCAGCCCGTGGACCTGGTCCGCGCCGGAGTACTCCCCCGCCAACCCGTGATCGGCAGTTGGGTAACAGACCGTGCCTTGCCGGTGTACGCGGTCTAACGTCAGCGAATGCACAAGGAGCTCCGGGTGGCGGCCTACGCCGTATGCGTACGGGACGGATCGGTGCTGCTCGCCCGCTGGGTCGCGGGGGACGGCAGCAAGCGCTGGACGCTCCCCGGGGGTGGCATGGACCACGGCGAGGACCCCTACGACACGGTGATCCGCGAGGTCGACGAGGAGACGGGGTACGCCGTGGAGCCCGTCGTGCTGCTCGGCGTCGACTCGCTGCGGCGGCGGTATCCGCGGCGGCTCGGGGCGGTCGCCGACTTCCACGGGGTGCGGCTCGTGTACGAGGGGCGGGTGGTCGGGGGGGCGCTGCGCCACGAGACGTCGGGGTCGACGGACCTGGCGGCTTGGCACGCGCTGGACTCCGTCCCGGGGCTGGACCGGGTGAGCCTGGTGGACGTGGGGCTCGGGCTGTGGCGTGGCCGCCCGGCCAGCGGACACCTCGCCTGACCCCTGGGTCCTGAACCGGTCCCCACCGCTACCGCGGCGGGGTTTCCTCCCACCGCCCCCACCCGTTTCCACCCCAGCGCCCCGGCCCGGCCCCGACCTCGCGGCTTTCCCCGCCGTCTTCGGCCGCCCGCCGCTACCGCGGCGGGATTTCCCCCACCCGCCCACCCGTTTCCACCCCAGCCACCCGGCCCGGCCCCGACCTCGCGGCTTTCCCGCCGTGCCCGGTGGACACGTTCAGCCCGTCCGGCGTTTGAGGACGAGGCGCGGAGCGCCGACAGAGCGGGGGCACGGGGGCGGCAGCCCCCGGATCGGGAAGGGGCGGGTCTGGGGCGCGCCGCGTGGAGCCGGTGGGGGCAAGTCCCGTTATGGGGCGTGTTGTTCCGTGTGGCGTATGGCGGAAGTACGCCACCGCGTAACCCCGGGGCAGGCAGGGCTCCCCAAAAAGGCACCCCTTACGTAAAGCTGAGCGGTCATCCGGCCCCGATTTCCGGACCGCTTTGGCCACTTCGAACCTGACCACTTCGAATTCACGTACAGGGATGTAGATGACCCGCGAAGCACAGCACTCCACCGAGGACGCACCGGGCGCGAGACGCACCGCCCGCCTCGCCACCGCGATAGCCGTGGCCGCCGCCCTGACCGCGGCGGCCCCGCTCCCCCTGGCCTTCGCCGACGACACGCCCGCCCCGGCCCCCAAGTCCGCCGCCGCCAAGCTGGGCGCCGCCGACGCGGAGCTGCTCGCGGACGCGAAGGCGGACGGGGACAAGACCGTCACGATGATGGTCGCGACCCAGCCCGGCGCGACCGAGCAGGTCGCCAAGCAGCTGGACGCCGTCGAGGGCGGCTCGGTGGGCCGCACGTACGACAAGCTCGGCTACGTCCGCGCCTCCGTGCCGACCGCGAAGGCCGACGCCGCGATCAAGGCGGCGAGCAAGCTCACCACGGTGCACGGCATCGACCTGCGCCAGGAGATCGAGCTGGACGACCCGAAGCCGCAGAGCGCGAAGGGGGCCGGGCCCGCCGCGGGCGCCGACGCCTACCCCGCGCCCGGCAAGGACACGCCCGCCAAGAACCCGTACAACCCGTCCTTCGAGACGGGCGCCGTGGACTTCGTGAAGAAGAACCCGAAGGCCGACGGACGCGGGATCACCATCGGCGTCCTCGACTCGGGCGTCGACCTCGGGCACCCGGCGCTGCAGAAGACCACCACCGGCGAGCGCAAGATCACCGACTGGGTGACGGCCACCGACCCGATCGTGGACGGCGACGGCACCTGGCGGCGGATGACGAACCCGGTCAGCGGTCCGGCCTTCACGTGGGACGGGGACACGTGGAAGGCGCCTTCGGGGTCCTTCCAGATCAGCCGGTTCCGCGAGGCCGCCACCGCGGGCGGCGACGCCAAGGGCGACCTCAACCGGGACGGCGACACGACCGACACCTGGGGCGTGCTGTACGACCCCGCCGCCGGCACCGTCCGCGTCGACCTGAACGACAACAAGGACTTCACCGACGACAAGCCGATGAAGCCCTACGGCGACAAGCACCAGGTCGCCTACTTCGGCAAGGACGACCCGGCCACCGACGTCGCCGAGCGCGTGCCGTTCGTCGTGGAGATCCGCAAGGACGTCCCGACGGACCCCTACGGCGGTGACTGGGTCGGCAAGAAGGCCGACTTCGTGAACATCGGCCTCATCGAGTCCGAGCACGGCACGCACGTCGCGGGCATCACGGCCGCCAACAAGCTGTTCGGCGGCAAGATGAGCGGCGCCGCGCCCGGCGCCAAGATCGTCTCCTCGCGCGCCTGCACCTGGTCCGGCGGCTGCACCAACGTGGCCCTGACCGAGGGCATGATCGACCTCGTCACCAAGCGCGGCGTCGACATCGTCAACATGTCCATCGGCGGTCTGCCCGCGCTGAACGACGGCAACAACGCCCGTGCCGAGCTGTACAAGCGCCTCATCGACACCTACGGCGTGCAGCTGGTCATCTCGGCGGGCAACGAGGGCCCCGGCGCCAACACCATCGGCGACCCCGGGCTCGCCGACCACGTCATCTCCGTGGGCGCGGCCATCTCCAAGGAGACCTGGGCCGCCAACTACGGCTCCGAGGTGACGAAGAAGTACGGCATGTTCAACTTCTCCTCGCGCGGGCCGCGTGAGGACGGCGGCTTCCAGCCGCTGATCACCGCGCCGGGCTCGGCCATCAACACCACGCAGACCTGGCTGCCCGGCGGCCCGGTCGCCGAGGCGGGCTACAAGCTCCCGGCCGGCTACTCGATGCTGAACGGCACGTCGATGTCGTCGCCGCAGGCGGCGGGCTCCGCCGCGCTGCTGCTCAGCGCCGCCAAGCAGCAGCGGATCGACCTCACCCCGGCGAAGCTGCGCACCGCGCTCACCTCGACCGCCGACCGCATCCCCGGCGTCCAGGCCTATGCGCAGGGCACCGGCCGGATGGACGTCCTGGGTGCCTGGGACGCCATCAAGAGCGGCGCCAAGGCGCACGAGTACACCGTGAAGGCGCCCGTCGACACGGCCCTGGACCAGGAGCTGAAGAAGCCCGGCACCGGTCTGTACGACCGTGAGGGCGGCCTGAAGGCGGGCGAGAAGAAGACCTACAAGGTCACCCTCACCCGGACCACCGGGCCGCGCGGGCCCGTGCGGCACGAGCTGAAGTTCGCGAACAACCACGAGAAGACGTTCCGGCTCGTCGGCCCCTCCGAGATCCTGCTGACCCGCGACAAGCCGGTCACGGTCAAGGTGGAGGCCGCGCCGCGGTCGGCGGGCGTCTCCAGCGCCCGTCTCACCGTGAACGACAAGCGCACGCCCGGCATCGACCACCAGATCATGACGACCGTGGTGGTCTCCAAGGAGCTGGCCAAGCCGAAGTTCACGTACACGGCGAAGGGCTCGGTGCAGCGCAACGGCACCACGTCGCACTTCGTGACGGTCCCCAAGGGCACCAAGACCCTTGAGGTCGCCCTCGGCGGGCTCGCGGACAAGAGCCAGACGCGCTTCATCTCCGTGCACCCCTACGGCCTGCCGTCGGAGGAGACGTCCTCGCTCGTCTGCTACCCGAACTTCCCGAACCCGGACAACACCTGCCGTCCCGACCTGCGGTCGTACAAGAACCCGACGCCGGGCGTCTGGGAGATCGAGGTCGAGTCGCGGCGCACGTCGCCGGTGCTCGACAACCCCTACCGCCTCGACGTGTCCGCGCTCGGCGTGTCCTTCGCCCCGGCGCCGCAGCAGGTCGACGACGCCAAGGTCGGGCGGCCGACCCCGGTCACCTGGAAGGCGACGAACGACTACGCCGCGGTGGACGGCAAGCTGAAGGGCGGCTCGCTGGGCTCGGCCGCCACCGCGCGGCCCACCATCAAGCAGGGCCAGAAGCAGACCACCACGGTCGTCGTGCCCGAGGGCGCCGAGCGCCTGGACGCCGCGATCGGCTCCACCGCGGACGCCCGCGCCGACCTCGACCTCGCGGTCCTCAAGGACGGCCGGGTCGTCGCGCAGTCGGCGGACGGCGACTCGGACGAGTCGGTGAGCATCGCCAAGCCCGCGCCGGGGACGTACACGATCGAGGTCGCGGGCTACTCCATCCCGACCGGCCAGACCGCGTACGACTACCGTGACGTGTTCTTCTCCGCGTCGCTCGGCCAGGTCAAGGTCGACGAGGCCAAGCCGGTGAAGCTCGCCAACGGCGAGTCCGCCACCGTCGCGGCCGAGCTCGTCGCGGGCACGCCCGCCGCCTCGGGCCGGGTGCTGTTCGGCGAGGTCAACCTCCTGAACGCGCGCGGCACCGTCGCGGGCGCCGGCACCGTGACGGTCGCGAAGGTCACCGAGTAACCGGTACTCACCGAGCAACCGGTACGGAGACCGTCCGCGGCACGGCATGCGGAAGGGGCGGGCACCTGGTCCAGGTGCCCGCCCCGTTCTCGTGCGTGCGGCGGTGCCGCGCGGGGGATCAGCGCTTGAGCGAGCCGAGGTCCTGCGCGTAGGTGCCGACCGCGTTCGCGATGACGTCGACGTTCACGTCGAAGACCTTGCGGTCGATGTTCTTCAGGGTGTCGCCCTTGCCGTGGTAGTTCGGGTCGTAGGGCTGGCCGGCCTTGCCGCCCGCCTTCGCCGCCTGCTCCTCGGTCTTGAGGCCCTCGGCGCCGGTGAAGGTGCCGCCCGCGGGGATGCCCTCGGCGATGAAGGGGCCGTAGTCGGAGCGGCCGTCGAAGTCGGTGCCCCAGTGCGGGACCTTCTTCTTGTCGAGGAAGCCGTTGATCAGCTTCTCGATCTGGGCGGAGCCCTTCGGGCCCGGGCCGGAGCCGACGCCGTCGGAGTTGTCGCCGTCGTAGACGAGTTCGGCCGCGTTCGGCGAGCCGATCATGTCGAAGTTCAGGTACAGCTTGATGTTCTTCTTCTGCTTGGCCGTCAGCGACTTGACGTAGTGGTCGGAGCCGAGCAGGCCGAGCTCCTCGGCGGACCACCAGGAGAAGCGGACCTTGTTGTTGAGCTTCGTGCCGCCCTTGGTCGCCTTGGCGAGCTTCTCGGCGACCTCGATCAGACCGGCGGAGCCGGAGCCGTTGTCGTTGATGCCGGGGCCCTCGGGCACGGAGTCCAGGTGGGCGCCGAGGCCGACGACGCGGTCGGCGCGGCCGCCGCGGGTCTCCGCGATGACGTTGCGGGTCTTGTGCGGGACGGCCTTGGTGGCGACGTCCAGGGAGACCTTCACCTCGCCCTGGGCGATCTGCTTGGCGAGCGCCTCGCCCTCGGCCAGGGTGATGCCCGCGGCCGGGATGTGCGCGTTGTCCGGGGTCTCCAGGTTGCCGTGGACGGGCTTGTCGCCGGAGTGGTTGTACAGGATGAGGCCGATGGCGCCCGCCTTGGCCGCGGCGGCCTCCTTCTCGGCGAAGGTGCAGGAGCCGCGCTTCACCAGGGCGATCTTGCCGGTGAAGGTGTCCGAGGCGTAGTCGTCGGCCTCGCAGCCGGGGGTGTCGTCGACGCGGGCGGCCGCGAGCGGCGCCTGGATGCCGCCCTCGGGCGTCGCCTTGCTGAAGTCGAAGGCCACCGCGTTGAGCTTGCGCGCCTCGGGCGACAGGACGGCCGCGCCCTCGCGCAGCGTCTCCGACTCGTAGAACGTGAAGTCCTGGTACGAGACCTTGTACCCGGCCTTCTTCAGGCGGTCGTGCACGTACGTGGTGGACGCCTTGTGGCCCTTGGTGCCCGCGGCGCGGTTGCCGCCGTTCTTGTCCGCTATCTCCTGGAACTTCTCCAGGTGGCGGTAGGCGCCCTTGCCGGAGGACTTCTCGACGAGCTTCTTGGCGAGCTTCTTCGCCTGCCGCTCCTGCGTGGTGGGGTGCGGCTTGTGGTCGGCCTGCGCGCCCGCCTGGGGTGCGGCGGCGAAGAGGACGGGGACGGCGACGGCCGCGGAGACGAGAGCGGCCGTCGCCCGGCTGCGGGGTGCGCGCACGGAGGTCCTTCCATGGGGGGTTCGGTGATCAGTGACGACCACTGCTGATCGCTGGTGATCATCAGTGATCGCGGTGGAAGGAAGTTAGCCCGGAAAAACCGCAGTTCAAAGGGTTTATCGCCGGGCGCAACAGCGCCTTCACCCAACTGTCACCGGAACTCAGCACTCCAGTCCGTGCCCCTCAGCACCCGGTTCCGTGCCCCTCAGCACCCGATTCCGTGCCCCTCAGCACTCCAGTCCGCGCGCCTTCGGCAGGGCGGCGAGGATCCAGCGGCGCTCCTTCGGGATGCCCTTGCCCGTCGTCCAGACGTCCGGCGAGGCCTCCCCCTCGGGGATGCCGATCAGGGCGTGGTCGCCCGCGCGCAGGGGTGGATCCGCGTTCACGTCCATCACGAACGTCACCTCCTCCGGCGCCTCGGCGGGCTTGTAGGCACGGGACACGTCCAGGGTGATCCGGTCCTGGCCGCCGCCCGGCAGCGTCTCCACGCTCTGTACGGTGCCCTCGACGATGAGGCGGGCACAGGCGACGTAACCCGCGGGCGACCCCTTTCCGTCCGCGTCCTGCTGGGGGCCGTCGTCGCCCGGCTCCCGGCGCTCGACCCCGGCGTCGGCGCCCGCGCCCGCCGACTTGTCGGCTCCGTCGTCCCCGGCGCCGAGGTCGGCCCGCGCGCCCAGCCACACCACGCCGCCCAGCAGGCCCGCCGCGGCCGTGGCGGCGAGGGCGAGCAGCGCGCGCCGCCGCACGGGCGCGCCCGGCCGCGGGCCGCGCACCGGCACCGGCCGCGGCGGCGCCTCCCCCGGGCCCCGCGCCAGGGCGTCCCCCACGGCCCGCAGCTGCTCCCGCAGCGCCGCCACGTCCGCGACCGCCGCCGCGTGCTCGGCCAGGAACCGCTCGTCGGCGCGCGCCGCCTCGGGCACGGGCTCGTCCGTGACCGCGAGCATCAGCGCGTCGGGGCCGTCGTAGCGCTCCCCGGGGGGCCCGCCCCGCGCGGCGCGGCCCTCGTGCCCGTCCTGCTCGTCGTACGCGCCGTGCGCCACGGTCACACCACCTCTTCCTTCTGCAGCCGCGTGCGCAGCATCCGTACGGCCGCGTGCAGCCTGCTCTTGACCGTGCCCTCCGGGATGCCGAGCTCGGCGGCGATGTCCCGCACCGGCAGGTCCGCGTAGAAGCGCAGGACGACGACCTGCCGCTGGCCGTCCGGCAGTTCGTCCAGGCCCTGCGCCACGGCCAGCGACAGGACGCGCGACTCGGCGCCGTCGTCCGCGGGCCGCTCCGGGCGCAGCGCGGCGAGCCGTTCGCCGAGCCGCTCCTGGCGGTGCCGGGCCCGGTGCCAGTCCACGGCCCAGTTCGAGGCGACGACCGCGGCCCAGGCGGACACGTTGCGCGGGGCCTGCTCCCCCTTCGCCGCCCGTTCCAGGAGCCGCAGCCTGACCTGCTGCACCCCGTCCTGGAGTTCGCCGTACGGCACCCCGCCGAGCGACAGGACGGCCCGGACGCGGGCCTCCTGGGCCGGGTCGAGCGGGTCCGCCGCCGGTGTGCGGCGGTCGGCCGCGTCGCGCGCCTGACGGCGTGGTTTTCCGCGCAGCAATGCCCCTCCCCCTCCTCCGTTTCCCCTACGACGCGGCAGCGGGGCGAATCGTTCGGCGGCCGGGGAGATGTCTCCGGCGGACCGGGACATCGCCTCCGGCGGGCCGGGGAACTCCCGGGACGGGGCGCGTCACCGCAGGTCAGCGGCGTGTCGGGGTGGTGTATCCGGAACCTCCTCCGCCACTTCTCCTCATCGACTTCACACTGTCTCCACTGACACGATGAGCCCCATGACGCACATCTCCAAGGGGGCCAACACCCCTGTCCCGGTGGCTCCGTTGCGGGTCGCGGTCTGCCGCTCGCAGGTGCCCGGGGCGCCCGTCGTCGACGCCTCCGCACTGCTCCTCGACGCGCGCGGCACGGTCCGGGGCGACGCCGACCTCGTCTTCTACAACCAGCCCGCGCACCCCTCCGGCGCGGTGCGGCACGCGGGCACGGCCGAGGGCGGCGGGCAGCTCGCCGAGTGGCTGGAGGTCGACCTGCCGCGGATCGAGCCGGACGTCCAGCGCGTGCTGATAGCCGGGTCCTGCGACGGCGGCACCTTCGGCGCGGTGCCCGGCCTGTACCTCCAGGCCATGACCGGTGACGGCGGCGTCGTCGCGCACTACGCCGTCACCGACGCGAGCACCGAGACGGCGTTCGTGCTCGGCGAGTTCTACCGGCGCGACGGGGGCTGGAAGTTCCGTGCGGTCGGGCAGGGCTACGCGTCCGGCCTCGCGGGCCTGGCGACGGACTTCGGCATCGCGGTGGAGCAGCCGGGTCCCGCGCCCGCGCCCGCACCGCAGCCGGTACAGCCCCCGCAGCCCCCGCAGCCGGTGCCCGTCCCGCAGCCGTCGTACGCGCCGGCCGTGCCCGCGGCCGGGCCCGCGCCCGCCGCGCCCCTGGGCCCCGAGTTCCACCCCTTCGCCCAGCAGGGCCACGGCAACGGCGTCGTCAGCGTCGACGCGCCGCTGCCGCCCGGCGCCGCGGTGCTCGTCGAGGCGTGGCAGCGCGGCGACGGCTACTTCGGCGTGACCACGCTCAACCGCCGCAACAAGGACGACGACCACCTCTTCAACAGCACCCTGGACGACTTCCGGGGCCGCGTGCTCGTCAAGGTCCCGCAGGGCCGCCCGCTGCGCCTGCGCGTGGAGGCCGACAACGAGTGGGGCGTACGCGTCCTGCCGCTCTCGGCGGCCCGCCCGCTCGGCCCCGGCGCGCTCCAGGGCTACGGCCCCGACGTGCTCGCGTACCACGGCACGGCCGCCGACCTCGACGTGGACTTCGCGGGCGACGAGGACGGCGGCGGCTACATCGGCCTGAAGAGCCACGACGCCACCAGGCTGCGCGACCTCGACGACTACGACCTGCTCGTCAACGACACCGACCGGCTGCGCCAGACCGTGCCGCTCACCGACGGGCCGCTGCTGCTCGCCCTGGAGGCCGACGGCCCCTGGCAGCTCAGCGCGCGCCCGCTGCCGGTCGTCGACCAGGCCGTCGCCCAGGCGACCGGCGCCTACTCCGGACGCGGCCGGGCCACGGTCACGCTGGTCAATCCGGCCCCCGGCCGCCCCGCCCTGCTCGACTACGCGATCGCGGGCGAGGACTCCTTCCTCGGGTACGAGGCGAAGCTGCTCGACGAGTACGACGACGAGGAGCAGTTCCTCAGCGGGCAGAACAACGGCGAGCGCGGCCGGACCCTGATCTTCCGCGACGGCGCCGCGCAGGTGCGCCTCAAGCTGGAGGGCACGGGCGACTGGAGCCTCAGGCTGCTGCCCGTCGAGCAGGCGCCGCCCCTGACCGGTCCCGCCGAGGGCGCGGGCAGCGCGGTGTTCCGCTACGCCGGGCCGCCCGCGCTGCTCGGCCTCGCCCGCACCGGCTCCGGCGACGAGCCCCTGAGTACCCGCACCGTCCAGGCGCACGGCCGCACGGTGATCTCCGCCGACACCTCGGGGCGCCGCCGCCCCGTCACCGGACCGCTGTGGGTCTCACCCGCGGGCCACGCCTACGTCCTGGTCAGCGCGGGCGACCACACCGCCTGGCGGATCGAGCCCGCCCCGGCCGCGAGCGCGCCCGCCCTCGGCAAGGGCGGGCGCGTGGAGGGGCAGGGCTACGGAGTCGTACGTCACACCGGTGCGGAAACCGAGATGATGCTCACCCACGAGGGCCGGGGCCTGATCGACCTCCTGGTCCTCTGGGAGCTCGACGAGCGGCTCGAACCGGTGCGGCGGATCAGCACCGCGGCGGGCCTGCAGCTGCTGCCCGGCGGCTACTTGCAGATCAGGACCAGCGGCCGCTGGGGCATCGAGCACCGGGGCTGAGCGCCCCGCGGGGCCGGGGGCGGCGTCTCACCTGCTGGTCAGCGCCGCCCCACGGCACGATTGAGACCTCAATGAATTGGACAGGCGCCCTGGGGTCCCCCGCATGATGGGAAGGCTGAAAGCCAGCCGAGGCACGTGCCAGAACTTTAGGGAGTAGCCGTGAAGGTCGGAATCGTCGGAGCCACCGGTCAGGTCGGCACGGTCATGCGCAAGATCCTGATCGAGCGGAAGTTCCCGGTCGACGAGCTGCGCCTGTTCGCCTCGGCCCGCTCGGCCGGGACCGTCGTCGACGGCGTGACCGTCGAGGACGCCTCGACCGCCGACTACACCGGCCTCGACATCGTGCTGTTCTCGGCCGGCGGCGCCACGTCCAAGGCCCTCGCCGAGAAGGTCGCCGCACAGGGCGCCGTCGTGATCGACAACTCCTCGGCCTGGCGCCGCCACCCCGAGGTGCCGCTGGTCGTCTCCGAGGTGAACCCGCACGCGATCGCCGACCGCCCCAAGGGCATCATCGCCAACCCGAACTGCACGACCATGGCCGCGATGCCCGTCCTCAAGCCGCTGCACCTGGAGGCCGGGCTCACCTCGCTGGTCGTCGCGACCTACCAGGCCGTCTCCGGCTCCGGTCTCGCTGGTGTCGAGGAGCTGTACGGGCAGATCGAGAAGGTCGGCGCCGACGCCCCGCGGCTGGCCCACGACGGCTCGGCCGTGGACTTCCCCGCGCCCGACAAGTACGTCGCCCCGATCGCGTACAACGTCCTGCCGATGGCGGGATCCGTCGTCGACGACGGCCTGAACGAGACCGACGAGGAGCAGAAGCTCCGCCACGAGTCCCGCAAGATCCTGGAGATCCCCGGCCTCAAGGTCTCCGGCACGTGCGTGCGCGTGCCCGTCTTCACCGGCCACTCCCTCCAGGTCAACGCCCGCTTCGAGCGGCCGATCAGCCCCGAGCGCGCCGTCGAGATCCTCTCCGGCGCGGAGGGCGTCGTCGTCACGGACGTTCCCACCCCGCTGGTCGCCGCGGGCCGCGACGAGGCCTTCGTCGGCCGCGTCCGCCGCGACGAGACCGTCGAGCACGGGCTCGCGTTCTTCATCTCCGACGACAACCTCCGCAAGGGCGCTGCGCTGAACGCCGTGCAGATCGCTGAGCTCGTCGCCCAGGAGTCCTGACCCGTCCCGCCGGTTCCGACCCCGCGCTGACGCGCTCGTCCTCAAACGCCGGACGGGCTGGATGGCCCCGGCCGGGCGCCGTCGCCGACCGCCCGTCTGTTCTCCCCGCCCACCCGCCCCTTCCTCAGGGGTGGGTGGGCGGGGTTCGTCGCGGAGCGGCGAAGCGGACGGACGACGGCGGGCGAGCCGCCAGGTCGGGGCTCGGCCGGGTCGCTGGGGTGGGAACGGGTGGGCGGGTGGGAGGAATCGCCGCGGTAGCGGTGGGGCGAGGTAGGTGTCCGGAAAGCGCCAGCGTGGGCGCGGGGCACAGCGGAGGGTGGGGGACATGAGCACCCTGTACACACCTCAGCCCATCCCGCCGGAGGCGTTGGCGGAGCTGCGCGAGACCGATGACGCGGGCCGCGCCTGCGTGCCGTACACGGACGAGGAGGGCGGCAGCCCCCTGCGCTGCTGTCTGCGCCCGATCGCCCCGGGCGACCGCGTCGCCCTGGTCGCGTACGCCCCGCTCCGCCGCTGGGCGGCACGGACCGGCGCCCGGCCGGGCGCCTACGACGAGCAGGGCCCGGTCTTCATCCACGCGGACCCCTGCGAGGGCCCCGCGCGGGAGGCGGCCACCGGCTACCCGTTCGCGCGCGCCGGGGCGCTGCGCGCCTTCCGCCGCTACGACGACCGGGGCCACATCGTCGGCGGCCGTCTCCTGGAGCTGCCCGAGGACACGACGGCGGGCTACGACGAGGCCTTCGAGGAGGCGTTCGCCGCCCCGGAGGTCACCCAGGTGCACGTGCGGGCCGTGGAGTACGGCTGCCTGCACTTCGTGGTGCACCGCCCCGAAGCCGCGTAGCAGGGCGTCACGCCGCCGCGGCCACGGCGGTCGCCTCGGTCACCGCCCGCGCGAACGCCCGCACCCGCTCCGTCTCCCCGTCCCGGTGCCAGACCATGCCGAGCACCGAGTCCGGCACCCCGTCCACCGGCACGAAGACGACGTCCTCGCGGCCGTGGTACGCGGCCGTGGGGCGGCACAGGAGCATCGCGCCCTGCTCCGCGGCGACCAGGGTGAGGCCTTCCTGGAGGGTCCGGACGGCGGGCGCGGGCAGGGCCGAGGGGGCGTGGGCCTCGCGCCAGTAGGCGGGGGCGGGCGGCGCCGCCGCGATCAGGGGCGTGCCGTGCAGCTCGGCCGCGGCGAGCCGCTCCCGCCCCGCGAAGGGATGCCGTACCGACACGGCGACGGTCTGCTGCTGCCGGGAGAAGAGCGGGCCGAGGACGAGGTCCGGCTCGGCCACCGGCAGGAGCACGATCGCCACGTCCACCTCGCCCTGGCGCACCGCCCCGAAGGGATCCGCGAAGGGCACCTCCGCGATCTGGGTCACACAGCCCGGGTGCCGCCGCTGGAAGGTGGTGATGGCCTCCATGAGCCGGGCGTCGGCCGTGCCCTGGAAGCCGATGCGCAGGCGCCCCTCCACCCCGCGCGCGGCCTCCTTGGCCCGGTCGACGACGGCGGTCAACTCCGTGTAGGCGGGCCGCAGTTCCGCGCGGAACCGCTCGCCGAGCGGGGTCAGCCGCACCCGGCGGCTAGTACGCTCCACGAGCCGGGCCCCGACCCGCTGCTCCAGCGCGGCGAGCAGCTGGCTGACCCGGCTCTGCGAGACGTACAGCCGTTCCCCCGCCCGCCCGAAGTGCAGCTCCTCGGCCAGCACGAGGAAGCACTCCAGCTCCCGTATCTCCACTCCGCCCACAGCCGGCAGC harbors:
- a CDS encoding S8 family serine peptidase, with the protein product MTREAQHSTEDAPGARRTARLATAIAVAAALTAAAPLPLAFADDTPAPAPKSAAAKLGAADAELLADAKADGDKTVTMMVATQPGATEQVAKQLDAVEGGSVGRTYDKLGYVRASVPTAKADAAIKAASKLTTVHGIDLRQEIELDDPKPQSAKGAGPAAGADAYPAPGKDTPAKNPYNPSFETGAVDFVKKNPKADGRGITIGVLDSGVDLGHPALQKTTTGERKITDWVTATDPIVDGDGTWRRMTNPVSGPAFTWDGDTWKAPSGSFQISRFREAATAGGDAKGDLNRDGDTTDTWGVLYDPAAGTVRVDLNDNKDFTDDKPMKPYGDKHQVAYFGKDDPATDVAERVPFVVEIRKDVPTDPYGGDWVGKKADFVNIGLIESEHGTHVAGITAANKLFGGKMSGAAPGAKIVSSRACTWSGGCTNVALTEGMIDLVTKRGVDIVNMSIGGLPALNDGNNARAELYKRLIDTYGVQLVISAGNEGPGANTIGDPGLADHVISVGAAISKETWAANYGSEVTKKYGMFNFSSRGPREDGGFQPLITAPGSAINTTQTWLPGGPVAEAGYKLPAGYSMLNGTSMSSPQAAGSAALLLSAAKQQRIDLTPAKLRTALTSTADRIPGVQAYAQGTGRMDVLGAWDAIKSGAKAHEYTVKAPVDTALDQELKKPGTGLYDREGGLKAGEKKTYKVTLTRTTGPRGPVRHELKFANNHEKTFRLVGPSEILLTRDKPVTVKVEAAPRSAGVSSARLTVNDKRTPGIDHQIMTTVVVSKELAKPKFTYTAKGSVQRNGTTSHFVTVPKGTKTLEVALGGLADKSQTRFISVHPYGLPSEETSSLVCYPNFPNPDNTCRPDLRSYKNPTPGVWEIEVESRRTSPVLDNPYRLDVSALGVSFAPAPQQVDDAKVGRPTPVTWKATNDYAAVDGKLKGGSLGSAATARPTIKQGQKQTTTVVVPEGAERLDAAIGSTADARADLDLAVLKDGRVVAQSADGDSDESVSIAKPAPGTYTIEVAGYSIPTGQTAYDYRDVFFSASLGQVKVDEAKPVKLANGESATVAAELVAGTPAASGRVLFGEVNLLNARGTVAGAGTVTVAKVTE
- a CDS encoding NUDIX hydrolase, whose protein sequence is MHKELRVAAYAVCVRDGSVLLARWVAGDGSKRWTLPGGGMDHGEDPYDTVIREVDEETGYAVEPVVLLGVDSLRRRYPRRLGAVADFHGVRLVYEGRVVGGALRHETSGSTDLAAWHALDSVPGLDRVSLVDVGLGLWRGRPASGHLA
- a CDS encoding M28 family metallopeptidase, with protein sequence MRAPRSRATAALVSAAVAVPVLFAAAPQAGAQADHKPHPTTQERQAKKLAKKLVEKSSGKGAYRHLEKFQEIADKNGGNRAAGTKGHKASTTYVHDRLKKAGYKVSYQDFTFYESETLREGAAVLSPEARKLNAVAFDFSKATPEGGIQAPLAAARVDDTPGCEADDYASDTFTGKIALVKRGSCTFAEKEAAAAKAGAIGLILYNHSGDKPVHGNLETPDNAHIPAAGITLAEGEALAKQIAQGEVKVSLDVATKAVPHKTRNVIAETRGGRADRVVGLGAHLDSVPEGPGINDNGSGSAGLIEVAEKLAKATKGGTKLNNKVRFSWWSAEELGLLGSDHYVKSLTAKQKKNIKLYLNFDMIGSPNAAELVYDGDNSDGVGSGPGPKGSAQIEKLINGFLDKKKVPHWGTDFDGRSDYGPFIAEGIPAGGTFTGAEGLKTEEQAAKAGGKAGQPYDPNYHGKGDTLKNIDRKVFDVNVDVIANAVGTYAQDLGSLKR
- a CDS encoding pyridoxamine 5'-phosphate oxidase family protein encodes the protein MTEHDPYHPGSRAVQDRVGVRALADHVGRSIGPGIRPVAAAFLALQPMLVVGGRDPDSGRVWASPLTGDPGFVRATGAHQVSVAGGAGAGDPLATALGRPGTPVGTIALDPRTRRRMRLNGRARPTPRGLAIEADQVFSNCPKHLQRRQLVGGRRDGAPQATRVTSELTAGQRRFVAAADTFFIATVRDGGADASHRGGNPGFVRVLSPTELSWPDYAGNAMFLTLGNLTADPGAGLLFLDWTSGTALQLTGTATTAYGPDGERTVRFSVDEAVETAGASPWTWSAPEYSPANP
- a CDS encoding sigma-70 family RNA polymerase sigma factor, producing MRGKPRRQARDAADRRTPAADPLDPAQEARVRAVLSLGGVPYGELQDGVQQVRLRLLERAAKGEQAPRNVSAWAAVVASNWAVDWHRARHRQERLGERLAALRPERPADDGAESRVLSLAVAQGLDELPDGQRQVVVLRFYADLPVRDIAAELGIPEGTVKSRLHAAVRMLRTRLQKEEVV